CTAATATCTGGAATAGCCCTAATCTTCTATGTAATCAGTGAATTTATATCACCTAAAGCACCACAGTCAGCACAATTACGTTTAGAGCCTGTAATACCTGGCGTAACTATAGGTATTAATCAATTACCATATATTCTTTTAGCTATAGGTATTTCAGTTACACTACATGAACTTGCTCATGCAGTATCAGCTACTTCTAACAATGTGAAAGTACGAAGTGGTGGATTTTTATTCCTTATCTTTTTCCCTGGAGCATTTGTAGAGCCTGATGAAGAAGAATATAACTCATCAAATTATTCAGTGAGACTTAAGATACTTTCAGCAGGATTAGCTGTTAATCTAATTCTTGCTGCAATATTCTTCCCCTTGGCAATATATTTGCCACCAATGTTATCACAAGGATTACAAATTGTAGGAGAGCTTAAGAATTATCCAGCATATAACTCCTCAATTCCAGTTAATAGTATTATCCTTGGCATTGATGGACATTCAATTCATACTTCAACACAACTTGAAACTTATTTACATCGAGGTGGAATACAAACACTTACATTGTTATTTCCTAATGGAAGTATTGGAAATGTAAGCGTTAATATTTCAGATCCTCAACATTTATTGGGAGTTTACCTTACGTATTATTTCCCTCCCTTTATCTACTCGCTATTAGATTTTATAATCTGGATGTTTACAATCAACTTCAGCTTAGCACTATTTAATGGAGCACCATTAATAATAACAGATGGAGGAAAGGTGTTTAACGAGTTACTTAAAAAATTAGGAGTCAATGAAAAAACATCATATCTTATTCAAGGCATAATTACAATGCTCTTTATATCTGCGATCTTACTTTCTATCAATCCTCTTCAATAATTTTACTACTAAGCATTGGGAAAGGTATAACTTCTTTTATACTATAATTGTTTGTGAGCAACATTACAAGTCTGTCAATACCAATACCTAGTCCTCCAGTAGGAGGCATGCCATAGCTTAAAGCTCTAACAAAATCCACATCATAAGGATGAGCCTCTTCATCCCCTCTTCTAAACATCTCTTGTTCCTGTTTGAATAATTTGTCTTGAAGAATAGGGTCGTTTAACTCAGTATAGGCATTTGCAAGCTCCATTCCAGCTATAAATAACTCAAATCTTTCAACTAAACCTGGTTTACTCCTATGTGGTTTACATAATGGTGTAGTCTCTATGGGATAATCTAAAATGAACGTTGGTTGTATTAAGTTAGGCTCAACTAATTTATCAAATAGTTTCTCTATCATTAAACCCCTAATATACATGTTACCCCTAGGTTTCAGACCATATTTATCCATCAAATTCTTTAACTCCTCATCACTTACGTTTTCAACATTTTTGCCTAAAGCTTCTGAAAGAGCATCATAAATTGTTACTTTTTTAAATTGTGAGAAGTCTATTTCATAATCTTTACCGCTTATGGTATACTTAATTTTAGTATCGTGAAAAATACTTTTAACCACATATTGTAGCATATCTTCTGTTAATCTCATAATATCGTTGTAATCTGCATAAGCCCAGTATAACTCCATTAGAGTAAATTCAGGGTTGTGAGTTACATCAATATCCTCATTTCTAAAGACTTTCCCTATTTCAAAAACTTTATTGAAACCACCTACTATAAATCTCTTAAGATATAGTTCGAGAGAAATTCTCAAATACCAATCTTCCTCGAGATAGTTTACGT
The sequence above is drawn from the Sulfurisphaera tokodaii str. 7 genome and encodes:
- a CDS encoding site-2 protease family protein: MNTAEVFGISLIVFWGLMYLLRKKLEGKGFQIYPFLLLWRKNTRSEWFPKIARSNWYKLFEKIGVGLGIISLISGIALIFYVISEFISPKAPQSAQLRLEPVIPGVTIGINQLPYILLAIGISVTLHELAHAVSATSNNVKVRSGGFLFLIFFPGAFVEPDEEEYNSSNYSVRLKILSAGLAVNLILAAIFFPLAIYLPPMLSQGLQIVGELKNYPAYNSSIPVNSIILGIDGHSIHTSTQLETYLHRGGIQTLTLLFPNGSIGNVSVNISDPQHLLGVYLTYYFPPFIYSLLDFIIWMFTINFSLALFNGAPLIITDGGKVFNELLKKLGVNEKTSYLIQGIITMLFISAILLSINPLQ
- the lysS gene encoding lysine--tRNA ligase, with translation MKWDERRVKIVEELKKQGINPYPQKYEITHTIVEIKKIASERNDKPQDPFMFDISTAGRVANIRRHGKISFVDIFDEGEKLQLQLRVNELGEKYDKFFEIVDRGDIIGVKGDLLYTIKGELTLRIKDYTMLAKSLIEPPDWSKLSPEFRYAHRYVDFLYNDNARKAMEIRFLIIRLIREYLYSKGFIEVETPILQPVYGGALAKPFKSHVNYLEEDWYLRISLELYLKRFIVGGFNKVFEIGKVFRNEDIDVTHNPEFTLMELYWAYADYNDIMRLTEDMLQYVVKSIFHDTKIKYTISGKDYEIDFSQFKKVTIYDALSEALGKNVENVSDEELKNLMDKYGLKPRGNMYIRGLMIEKLFDKLVEPNLIQPTFILDYPIETTPLCKPHRSKPGLVERFELFIAGMELANAYTELNDPILQDKLFKQEQEMFRRGDEEAHPYDVDFVRALSYGMPPTGGLGIGIDRLVMLLTNNYSIKEVIPFPMLSSKIIEED